From Piscinibacter gummiphilus:
AGCGCAGCCCCTTGGCCTGCGCGGTGGCGGCCTCGGTGGCGGCGATGGCGTCGAACACGCCCTGCAGGCCCACGCCTTCGAAGCGCGGCTTCACCACGCCGGAGTCGAGGCGCGAGAGATCGAGCAGGCCTTGCAGCAGCTTTTCCATCGCCATCACGGCGTCGTGTGCGCGGTCGATCAGGCGCCGCACGTCGAGGGCCTGCACCTGCTCGCGCACGAGGCCGATCAAAAGGCCGATGGCCACCACCGGCTGGCGCAGGTCGTGGCTGGCGGCCGCGAGGAAACGGGTCTTGGCCGCGTTGGCCGCCTGCAGCGCGGCGGTGCGGTCGGCCACCCGCTGCTCCAGCTCGGCGTTGAGGCGCGACAGGCCCTGCTGCGCATTCACCAGCCGCGCCACCAGCCCCCATGCGGCCGACACCAGCAGCAGCACGCCGCTGTAGTGCGACAGGTAGTAGGCCTCGTAGGGCAGGCGGCTGCCGAGCAGCAGCCCGTCGCGCGCCGACAAGGCGAGGAAGGTGAGCGCGGTGGCCGCCATCAACGCCGACTCGGTGCTGCCATCGCGCCAGCCCTTGCGCAGCAAGAGCCACAGCAGCGGGAAGTAGAGCGCGAAGCCGGGCAGCGCGAGCCAGCGCAGCATGGGTTCCACGAAGCCGGCCGAGGGCAGGCTGTTGGCCAGCGCATAGACAACCAGCGCCACCTTGAAGCCGCGCCACGAGGTGCCGGTGAAGCGCAGCACGAAGAGCCCGAAGAAGGCCGCGAACCACGCATGGCCGCCGCGCACGAGCGTGGCCCAGGCGTCGATCGGCACCGGCAGCTCGTTGAGGTAGAGATTGCTGTTGCGCGCCGCCCAGGCGAGGGTCGCGAGTGCGAACCAGAGGTACATCGGGTCGCGCCGTGTGCGCACCCACAGCAGCAGCATCAGCAGGCCGCCCACCAGTGAGACCACGCTGGAGATCAGCGCCCCATCCTTCTGCCACAGGTTGCGCCAGGTGTAGATGGGCACCAGCGCGTGCTGCGGCGCGAGCTGAACATGCGACAGGCCGGCGCGGTAGCGCGGCAGGCCCTGCACCTGGATCTCGAGCAGGTTGCCCTCGGCGCGGAGCAGGCCGCTCGGCAGCACGAGCAGCAGCGGCGCGTTCCAGCTGAAGGTGTCCTGCGGGCGGGTGCTGCGCCCGTCCCACAGGCGCGAGCCGTTGAGCCACACCTGCCCGCTCGTCGCGAGACGCGGGATGAGCACCGCCGGGTCGTCCACCGCCGCCGCGCTGAAGGGCACGCGGTACCAGACGGCGGGCGGGCCGTCGGGTCGCGTCTCTTTCCAGTTGTCGGGCAGGCGGGTGGGCTGCCACCCGCTCGCCTGGGCCGGCGGGCGCTCGCTCGTCGACACGAGCGACTCGGCCACGTCGAGCCGCTGGCCGGGCCAGCGCTTCACGTCATGCGTCAACGCATCGGCCCACCAGAGCGAGAGCAGCAGCAGCCCGAGGCAGGTGAGAGGC
This genomic window contains:
- a CDS encoding hybrid sensor histidine kinase/response regulator, which codes for MSLSPLPADTAPISPLRHAWRRALLPLTCLGLLLLSLWWADALTHDVKRWPGQRLDVAESLVSTSERPPAQASGWQPTRLPDNWKETRPDGPPAVWYRVPFSAAAVDDPAVLIPRLATSGQVWLNGSRLWDGRSTRPQDTFSWNAPLLLVLPSGLLRAEGNLLEIQVQGLPRYRAGLSHVQLAPQHALVPIYTWRNLWQKDGALISSVVSLVGGLLMLLLWVRTRRDPMYLWFALATLAWAARNSNLYLNELPVPIDAWATLVRGGHAWFAAFFGLFVLRFTGTSWRGFKVALVVYALANSLPSAGFVEPMLRWLALPGFALYFPLLWLLLRKGWRDGSTESALMAATALTFLALSARDGLLLGSRLPYEAYYLSHYSGVLLLVSAAWGLVARLVNAQQGLSRLNAELEQRVADRTAALQAANAAKTRFLAAASHDLRQPVVAIGLLIGLVREQVQALDVRRLIDRAHDAVMAMEKLLQGLLDLSRLDSGVVKPRFEGVGLQGVFDAIAATEAATAQAKGLRLRVHPTTLSVRADPLLLDQLLRNLVANALRYTDRGGVLIAARRQAGQVCVQVWDTGRGIARERQAEVFEEFVQLDNPGRDRSLGLGLGLAIVARCAHLLGSRIELRSEPGRGSCFGLLLPAAPALPAAAVRPGAVRPLVRQRVLLVDDDETVRVALSSRLEAWGAEVTALDGLPAVQQWLADRPFLPDLLLTDHRLPVGNGLQVIDAVRAACGPIPVLMVTGNTAPEDIATFSASGIPVLHKPFPAEQLLAAIGRIAGLGVFELSELS